The Acipenser ruthenus chromosome 28, fAciRut3.2 maternal haplotype, whole genome shotgun sequence sequence GTTCAGCCATTAATAGAAAAATGTTTTATCATCAAAATACGGTTGAACCCTATAATATGAATAAAGCATATTAGGAcccatttattttaatacattaagAAAAAACACCTTAAATACAGTCCAACAATGGACAACAACATAATTTTTTATATGACACTTATTGCTTCAGTTGGTCTTGGTCGCTGCTGTGAACAACATGAGCATGTATATTCTCTGCTTAGTTCAAGATGTCTTTCTTAAATCAGTCTGGAGGTTTGTCATCTTACTAGCTCCATTTCAAATACTTCAGAAATTGTTATTGTTCTGTCAACACAAATATGAATGACTGAAAAAAAGAAGGTAAAGGCAATCTCCAATATGATATATGCTGAAATATAGACGCAAAGGGAGTTACCGGATGCATGatctatttttgcttttttatttgttgtacTCTTTGGCTGTGGGGGACTTCTTGCTTTGCACAGGGACATTTCTTCCAGATCTTGGTGCTCTGGTCTCATGCAGATTACCCAGGATTAACAATCTGCTTTAATCAGATTGTTTTCAAtccacagacataaacaaacaattgTAAATCTGTTCGGGGAAATAAACTTGCAAAAACACCATGCAGCACTAACGACAACAGCTCAACCAGCTGTCCAGTATATCTCTAACTATCTGTACATATCTGTAGCTATATCTGTACGTACTTTCTGTACAGTACGTGTATCAGTCCatgcagagacacacatacagctgAAAAGAAACTTCTTCTtccagtagacaaatgttttgacatcATGCACAACAttcaaacattacattttactaggtgtgctgctgcatcagtgtgcAAACTGCGAAAGAAACACAAATAGGTTTATTCCACGCCGAGTAACAGTTTAGACTGCATAGCCTTCTTCAGATAAGACTGTATTTGGCTCCTCTTATTATTAAAAGAATGTGTACAATATAACAGCCATCTTCAACCGAGAATCCTAGCCCAGGCCACCGCCACCCAGTTTGATACAGAAGAGCTAACTTAGGCTATATGCAAAAACATGTTCTCTTGACATATCACAACCTTGCTGTTTAAGGTTGCTCAATGTTCCCCGATACCAGAAATGTAAAAGCAAAGTTTTAGATTGTTGGCCATCCTTATTGGGAATAACCAAAACAAATCAGGCACCTCCCACTACAcacaattatttataaataatatattaagaGTTGTATAACATATTTagtaaaatacattacattgcTTTATATAAAAGGCATTATACAACAATATTAATTATGATACATGTTAAAATACAGATACAATGAGAATTATCACAAATTACAGAGGAACATTGGTCCATAAATCAGTCCTGTAAGCGTAGGGTATTATTGCTAAGATATGTTGAATTTAGATATGTGAATGCTTTATAAATACgtaaaaagtattattttttctgGGGAAACATCGGAGCAAACGTTGGTCATGCTAATGCAATCCTGCACACCCAGGCCTAGTTTTTTAGATGTCCAGTGAAAGGGATCGGTGGCCGCTTACTTTGGTTTGGCTTCTCTGTActcctctgtgtctgtgtcctcGTCCTCCGAGTACCTGCCCTTCCCTCTCCCGCCGCACATGAGGCCCCTCGCCGCCAGCAGGCCTGCTGCATTTCCGTAGCCGGTATACTTCACAAACCTGGAAACTGGGCgtgacggacagacagacagacagacagacagacagacagacagagcgcTTCACACACTGCTCACCAGCCACCCAGCACAACAGCTCCTTCAATCTGCTGAACTTAATCTGACAAGTTCTTGAATCAATGGCTTCATTTCGGATAACACTGCATGGCACTTATAGAAAAGCAACCACATTAATAATTGGTAGCTGTTGTGACTCCTGTGGTTATTTTCCTCTGGCAACAGCTGGGAATACAGTAGGTGGCCTCACAATTTAGGCTCTGCACAGTGGCATACTTATTACTGTCTTTGGGAATACGACTAAACTTGCACCGCGAGTTGTTGATTGTTGGATAATGTAAACTTAGAAAGGCACACTGTTTTCTCATAATGGATGTATTGTCGAGCTAgtatttcaataataaaaaaatgtccaTCTTCGCACGGGGCTCCACTCACCGCTCTCCTTGCAGAGGACAAAGAGCAGCTCGGCAGCGCAGTGCTTGACGTCTGTGTCGATGTGAGTCATGAGGCGCACTAACTTGTTCCGCAGGGAGTTCCCCACTTCAGGGCGATTCTTCACGTCCCGCAGAGGCGgaagaatctgaaagaacacaaagcaAATGTGAACTGCACCAGGGCCCCAGGTCATAGACAGGGACCCTGCATCTTTGACACGAGTTTCAGTTGTttcagaattgtttgctgaaattgcacctacaattacaatgctattttgttcaattacagttaGTCACAATTATGCTGCtctaattacaattataattacacTTACACTAAAAAGTAGCATAAAcaactacacacattaacatgtttatttactCTAAATAAGCAAGCAATAATCAGTAACttctatttttttcaaacaaatggggtcaccaaaagtggttgaaaatagaAGAATGAtggaatgacaaataaatgcataatggAACTGTAATGGATCAATTATATGGtataattccaattccaattacgCAGGCGTGCCAAGGTTCAACCACTATTACAATGTCACTGTCATTGCAATTAATTCCGAATTGCACAGTTACAATTGTAATTGCCCCTAGGGCTGAATAAGTATGTTTGTTAGATTCACCTCCCTACGCGGCTGTAATTACACACATGTATCTGTCAGTCCCATGAAAGAGGAGTCACCTTCATCCGCAGGAACTTCCTGGTCTCCCTGTGGACCCGGGCGCTCTCAGTCAGCAGGTTCAGGGAGGGAGTCAGGGTCTCTTTCAGCTTGTGCTCCTGGGATTCACAAAAGGAATGCATGTAGTTTATCATTTCCTTCAGAATTGTTCTAAACAACGCTAAGCAGTGGTTTCTTACCTGCTGCAAGAACCTATTTCAAGCTCATTTATTAAGGGAAGTAAAGGCTTTGGCTGGACACTTGAGCCTATCCATACTTGATAAAACACAAGAGTGTGATACAGAGCCAGCCTagcccacattaaaaaaaatcaagagtTGACAAAGGTCTAATTAAAATAAACCATGCATGGTACATTTACTGCTACATTAGCTTCAGTGACAATTAGACTGCCAGTAATTGGGCAATAAACATAGCACTGGCTCCTCAATTATCCCATTTACCCAGCAGTGATTTGCATCGTCTATATTAAAAAAAGCCAGCTGCTATTTGTTTTTTGAAATAAAACCCATAGCCCAAAGCGGCCTCATACAGTACAAACAACTGCAGCAGATACAATGGATAAACAACGCAAATCCTTGTAGACAGCGTTAAAAAACATGGACATTTTCCCTAGCATCAGTCTGATGTATGGGGCCGATGCTCGGTAACTATACACTCACATGTATAATGTATACACATGTCATTTTCTAGCAATAACCTTATGTTCTTGTACATGCAGACTATAGAACAGTTAACATGCTAATGTTTAAAGGGTTGACTCCCCAGCAGCCTGAAGAAACTAAGCAAATTCAGCTGCAGCACTGGCTTTTATAAATGCCCCATTATTTTGGCCAAACAGACCTCACAAGAAAGCACACAatactatttgttttattacatttctgtGTGCCATGAATGGTCAGTAATGGCAGGTTACAGTAATGAATTTCAGTGGTATAAAGACATAGTATTCAAATGGTATAGAATGAAATACAATATTCAACCATTCATTGTTACTAGGTGTATACCATACTATATTATACAATAATCAATGGTATACCATTATATCTAATTTACATTTTGATTTGCTCAGAGATGGCACTCACCCGGTTGAGTCTCCGGTCCATGAAGTCTAGCAGCATGCTGACCGCGTCCATATTCACCCCCATGTACTCGATAGAGCCCTGCTGGACCTTCGGAGTGAGCAGCACGTCCAGACACATCAGGGGCAGGTTCCCCAGCAAGTTCACCGTGTGACTGAAACAGCAAAGGCACACGTCTGGCTTCACATTTCCAACATACAACAGGGGCAAGAGGAGACTGGCTTAGCACAAGTGTAGACAACGTTCCCCACGTTTATTAAGTTCTCAGAGGCTTTCTCAAATGTTTTCTCATAATTTCCTAAATTGACTTTGAAATGTGTCTGAAAAGCCTATAGTGGAatattctatctttttttttctatgggcaCACAAAAGATCAGTGTGCTGGTTTGTGGTTTTAAGTGGAGTTGCCTTTCCTGTACTGCAATAGCAGTGAGCAGGTTTGAGAGTTATCTTCCCTTGACCTGTAGACAGGTTATACAAGTTCAGAAATGATGAATGCATTCAGTGATTATTTGGTCATCCACTCTCCCATTTAGATAGCTTTGCACATTCAACGTTGTGCAGCAAGCAAAAACACAAATGTCTCTTAGGACATGTACTTTAATACTTTATACAGACAGTGCGATGCAATTTTAAATTACAAATGATTTTGACAGTTGCTTGAATGTATCAGAGACTTAACATTGAAGGGAATTATACACTGCAGTTTCATTTCAGTTCAAATGTCTTTTACCTGTGGAACTCCTCTGTCCTCTCTTCTCCATCTGCTTTACTCATTAGGCAGAAGCGCAGGATGGCACAGAGATGCCTGTAAAGAGCGGCTTCTTCCTGCAAATAAAAAGGGAAGTTCCAGTTAGTTTTTTATTCAACCAACAAGGAGTTTTCCATGGCAAATTTCCAGTTGATCACTCAAGTAATATGCTTTAACTTAGGCATACCCTACCCTACCCTTCACTTCCCTCACCTCGTCCACGTCGCGGCGGCTGGTGTCGAACGTGATGTTGAAGAGGATCTTGAGGATCTCCATGGTGCGCTCGGTCTCCTGGCGTGGCAGGGGCAGGACGTCGTCTCCTTTGTCCGCTCGTGCCACCTCGAAGGTGTCGAGCCAGCGCAGGCCCAGGGTGCTCTCCAGGGCGTCGGACAGCAGACTGATCCCCCGCAGCTCGTGAGCCAGCTGCCCGCGCACGTCCACCCTCAGCGCCGTGAACAGGAAGGTCAGCCGCAGGTCGAAGAAGCGCACCTCGTGGCTCCAGTGCCGGTCGTTATAGAGCTTGAGCCGCTCGGTGAGGCCCACGATGAGCCGCAGCTCGGCCCCCACCTCCTGCGCGCTCGGGCTGTTAAAGACGATGTTGCACAGGCACTTGAGGGCCTCCACGATCACCTCCAGGTCCGGGATCTCAGAGGTGACGCCCTCGCTATGCTTGATGCCCGCGTGCCGGCCCAGGGTCTGAATGGCCTGCGGGGTGGCGAACGGCTCCAGGCAGTTCTTGTCCCGGGACAGAATCCGGATGGTTTCCAGGCAGGCTAGCTGGCAGGACGGCTGCAGGTCCCTCTCTAGGAACCGGATCACCAGCTTCCCCAACCGCTAGGGATCAGAAACCAAACACTGTAATGCCATCCACAATTTCCAAATGCTCAATCAGGAACCAAAACACTGTAAAGCCATCCACAACTgcaaaacactcaatcagaattctaGGTACAACTATAAAAAAGTCAagaagacaaatgtttcagctggtTCCTTCTATAAATGGTGTGCTGTATACTAAAGAAGGCTTCAGGTTTGTCTACCTGACTTATAATtgtaaaatcagaaaaaaacctAGTTTGCAAATGTATGTTTTCACATCCTACACTATACTTATGTAAGCTGTTTGAGAGCTGTATGCAACAATCACTGGGAAGCAGAAGGATCTCAAGGGGCATTACAAAGGTTGCCCACCTGCTTCTCCCTCAGTGCTTTGCTTTGCCTGAATTACAGAAAATCAATGCTGGATGAGACACGCAGTCTGTTTCCAGGCGCTACACTATCCTACCCACCATTAAGGCAATTGTATAATTCTTTGTCCAGTCAGTGTATCCGAATGGGTAAGGAATGCAAATACCTGTTCTGGAATTCCCTCTAGGAAGGGCGCAGGCTGCTCACAGAAGAAAGGGATGCTGTAAACACTTGGTAGACACTGTCGATTACCGTCTTTACTCACAGTCTAATGGGAGTCTAAAATCCAGATTGGAACTAAAATCAAAAGTAATCTTGACTGCTTCTTCATCAATCAAAGGTGGGAAAAGAGGTTTGGGAATGAACTGCAAATCTTTATAACTGTAGTAGAAGGAGCAGTACCTTTTGGGAGTACTGCAGCTGGTTGAATATGATATAGTGTGGGCGCACAGAAGCTGCAGATTTTCCACCAGACCTACATGAGATAATGCATTTTCTACCTTACTAAAGCTTTGCAgttttaagaaacaaataatgtaagttgacttcattttttaattttattaatacctCTCCAAATGCGGTATACATTCATAAAGCCTACGAAGAGTCCCAGGAAATGCTTAACCATCCTAGACATTTCATGGAATGCAAATTCTTTATGAACATGTCTGTTTGTCTGAACATTAAATATAATATCTCACAACAACTGACCGTGCATCAGCCTCAAAGTTCAATATTTAATAATGTTTCGATACGTTTAACATACAGTAATACTACATAAGCACAATTAGATAACTTTATGAAAACTGGTGGGGACAAGACTATAATCTCTCTTCCTGTAGTGTTTAATATAATATCCCCcacaattgttttaaatataactaGCCATACTATCATTTTTCCATTGTGTTTAATCTAATATGTCAAATTGGCtacatacagtaacactgaaGGTTTTGTAATATACCCTGCCCTTCAAAACAATCAGCCAATGCAGTCTTTTACATAAAAATTGTATTTGTAAGCGCCCAATCGCGTTACTGCTCTCCCTCCACTCAGCACCAGATGACAAAGCACTCCAGGGAAGATGAATAATACAAGCCTCTGGAAATACAGgacattttataattgaaattgATTTAAACTGTTACATCGTGAGCTCCTAAACACGGATtcaaatttaaacaaacacaaacaggcGAGGCAGAATTCAGTACTTGGAAATGTCTGTACTTTGTGTTTTGTATGTTATAAAGCTGCTCCATTAAAATAGAGACATATTTTTTCTTGTTGTCTCCTTACTTTTTCATGTTTGTAATCAGTTTAAATACTAGCTGCATGTCTTAGATATATGTAACAAAGGCTTGATCAGCCTGTGAGGGAGCACCCTCACTTGggcatgactttttaaaatgagtcGCTGTTGTACTATGCTATATAAAACTTACTGTGAGGCGGTAGTTTTATTGTTGCAATATGAAGCTCTGCTAGTTTATTTCCATGTGCAGCTTAGCCACGGTGTTTTATATCAATAACGGTATATTGTATAACAGTAATGATTAAAACCCTAAATATTTAACGTcgagaaaataaatgaaacacttGCATGTTTGTAGGTACTattatgcttattattattattagtttatttagcagacacctttttccaaggcgacttacagagactagggtgtgtgaactatgcatgagctgcagccacttacaactacgtctcacccgaaagatggagcacaaggaggttaagtgacttgctcagggtcacacaatgaatcagtggctgaagtgggatttgaaccggtgacctcctggttataagcccttttctttaaccactggaccacacagcctcctccttatTAAGTTAAGAGGAGCTCcagaactcatagtcaaagcatcttaacacaacataaaaaatgtaaaaaaaataaataaaaaaacactttaacaaaaaaaaaagtcattcctTCCTTCCACTTCTTTCTATTCTATTTTGGAAAACCTTCTAATACCTTTCAGTGCCTGCCAGCTAAGTGAGTCTTAGCAGGGAGTTATACATCAATTAGCATAATGATTTATACAAGCCAGAGACTCTGTGTGGCCCATCTCCCAATTATCTTTCAATTCCttccaaaccttttaataaaACGCAGCCAAGTGCAGAAATTAGTAAACCTAAAAACgcagttcacattttaaaaatacctcTAATATACAGTTCTGTATGTTAATCTTCACCATTttattattcgtttatttagcaTACCTGATGGTAAAGCTCATGCTGTTTGTCTCTTGGGGTATACAGTTACCCCATATTAGTATTGCTAATTCTAAATGCAAATGAGCACAACACAGCCAGTTTGAGCAATCAAGTGAAGAACACACATTTATTCGACTTATATTTGAATGACAATtcagcattaaaaaaagagagacaaaaagaGACTACAGTAGAACCtatcatatctgatcctgtaagataggatgccctctattaaccgatggacctctggcaagtatcatttacacatgctgctaccaactgaacggtacggatggaaactgatcaatctCATTTTATTATTAGTCTAAAAGAGTCAATAAAGACTAACACTATTAATGAACACACTGCCATACCATACACACACTGCAACCTTGACCTTCCATACCATACACACACTGCAACCTTGACCTTCCAtaccacacacactgcaaacttgACCTTCCATACCATACACACACTGCAACCTTGACCTTCCATACCATACACACACTGCAACCTTGACCTTCCATACCATACACACACTGCAACCTTGACCATccataccacacacacactgcaaccttGACCTTCCATACCATACACACACTGCAACCTTGACCATccataccacacacacactgcaaccttGACCTTCCATACCATACACACACTGCAACCTTGACCATCCAtaccacacacactgcaaccttGACCTTCCAtaccacacacactgcaaccttGACCATccataccacacacacactgcaaccttGACCATccataccacacacacactgcaaccttGACCATccataccacacacacactgcaaccttGACAGCTCTCATCTAATGTTGCCATGAAgcctaaaacaaataaatattgttttcatAAACACTTAGTTCATGAAAACTACAATACCTGTTTTAATGTATCTTCCTAATACAAAAGCAtacacaaaagaaacaaaagagtTAGTACCTATACCTTCTGGAAGATATATTTCAGCATAGAGACAGTTACATGGTGGTGTTTTCTTGTCACTTTTGAAAAAGTAAACCTTTTGTTGAATTCAAATACTCTATGGTATCCAGGCCTGGATTTTGGTAAACCTATATACAGTAGTTTCTAATAGGACAGCAACCCTGGTTTCCATGGTAACCTGCCAAATGGGAGTAGGAGCAAtggcctgttgtttttttttctgggttaGTACATACCCAAAGGTAAAGGCACTCAGATTTGTTTATTGTATTCCATTAACAAAAATGTGTGCGAagacttttaaataaaatgaagaatGTAGTCACTTACCTGCCTTTCTACTCTTCCATCACCATCGAAAGTGAAACACTGgcatttcttaataaaaaaaaggacataCACATGTTAAATTAGGTAATGCATTAGAGATCGGAAGAGCCACACAGACACATCCACTACAGTATGGGACACATGCAGATTGGTGCCTGAAAGCTCTACTGGAGCCTGGCACAAAAGGCATAGAAAAGCTGCTGCATAGGCTATGTGAATATTTCAGTGCTTAATGCCCATAAAATCTTTCAAGTTACTGTGAAAAACAGCAGCTTCTACTCTACTGAAGAGACGATGGGTGCCAGCAACAGTGTTGTTAAGTTCCCCACCCAGAAGTCAAATGTCAAATGGGAATACAGAGATTGATAGTATTTAGCCAATGTGACCTTTGGGATACACCATGTAATTTACAGAGATGCAATGGAATGTCTTGGCTTTGTTGACGTCTATTCAAAGACCTGAATTACTTAATCCAATTGTGAAGATACTGCAGGATACTGCACAAGTCAGACAGCTTCCTGGATAAAAAGATTGGCTCTTTTAATCTAGTTTGTCGTCTGCTTGGTTAAATCTTGCTGTTAGAGAAAATATCTTTATTGTTCATTTCTTACTGTTACTTTACTGACATGGACTGGTTTACAGCACTACTCTACTGAaaagttaaatataaataaataaataaataaataaagttaaaaaatacacAGCAACACAGATGTCCAGAATCAAAACGAGGACAgctattttttctttaatgtctTCCTAATGGTACCTTTTTCACAATGTGTTCTTCGAGGTCAGTTGCATGACCAAACAGGAAATACAGCAAGAGGGTCCACCAGGTGCAGATTGGGAATTTCATGGTGGCTTATAATGTTTGAATTCAGGACACAATAATAATGCAGCCGCATCACCCCAGAGAGTTTATATTGGAAGTACTATATAAATTGTTTAAAGTGAAATCTATAGGCATGTGAAGCTTTAGAAAGCCATatgcacagtattattattattattattattattattattattattattattattattattattattattatttttaacttgtttATGTTGCTGCACGCATAGGGTGTTTGATTCTTAAACAACAGAACAGTTAAATGGAAACCAGActtgtttatttacaaaaaaaactggAATGTATGTGTTTAATATCTAATTGTTGactaataaaaatgacttttgctAAGCATTAGATGTTATATTAATTGATATTATTTCCAATATCTATATTACGATTTCCATTCAAAATAAAAGATGCCTGACAATCAGCATGtttgcaatttattattattattattattattattattattattattattattattattacaataattatGAATCCATAACAAGCAATACTACAGTAATAGcaaagtgtttattattattattattattattattattattattattatttttattattattattattattataacaaagtGCAAACTTGGAATGGTCAGAATAGTGCAGCAAAGTATATAAATTAATAGTAAAAGTGCAAAGAAGCATTATTAtagtattaaatattattattaatactaacacatatatacaaatacatttacatattcAGATCTTTCTAGTTTTGATGGACAGAGTTGCATAAGCATTAAAATGCTAATGGCAGAATAGATATGCACGCCCATCCCCCACCTTATTCCTGATGCCATTAAAGACCATTTAGCTTTGGGTGTTCACATCATCAGGTCAAGAACACCCTATTTGTTGTACAGAAAACAGTAATACGAAGCTCATCGTAATATAAACAGACACGGACCAAATGTATCCTCCATGTCCACACAATCTACAGTATCTGAGAAACAACGTGTTATCACACATAGACATACATTTATATTAGGagatacatacaaaataaacaaaacatcaacaaggtaaatacaaataaaatcgaACATTTACTCACCTCTTTATTGAACGCTTGCAGTGCCATCATAGCAGCATCCTGGTACCCCGCTTCGACAGTTTCAATGACTGCGTTCAGATCCATTTTCATTGCTGTTAAATGCAGTGCTTGTGAACCTGACAACCACACACACAGTCCGCGCTGGATTGTATTTACTGACTCACGGCTTCTATCCCACTTTCAGCTCTGATCACTGGGGCTCAAAAAACACGGGATGGTAAGATTAACGGAGGCTCGCCTGCCGGTTGCttgtgggagttgtagttttattttgttaaaataactgCTTTGGTGCTTGGTGGAAGAAGCggaaaaaaaccaaaaccaaaaacaaaaaaaaaccctgaattcGCAT is a genomic window containing:
- the LOC117434480 gene encoding synembryn-A-like isoform X1; the protein is MKMDLNAVIETVEAGYQDAAMMALQAFNKEKCQCFTFDGDGRVERQEDTLKQPAPFLEGIPEQRLGKLVIRFLERDLQPSCQLACLETIRILSRDKNCLEPFATPQAIQTLGRHAGIKHSEGVTSEIPDLEVIVEALKCLCNIVFNSPSAQEVGAELRLIVGLTERLKLYNDRHWSHEVRFFDLRLTFLFTALRVDVRGQLAHELRGISLLSDALESTLGLRWLDTFEVARADKGDDVLPLPRQETERTMEILKILFNITFDTSRRDVDEEEAALYRHLCAILRFCLMSKADGEERTEEFHSHTVNLLGNLPLMCLDVLLTPKVQQGSIEYMGVNMDAVSMLLDFMDRRLNREHKLKETLTPSLNLLTESARVHRETRKFLRMKILPPLRDVKNRPEVGNSLRNKLVRLMTHIDTDVKHCAAELLFVLCKESVSRFVKYTGYGNAAGLLAARGLMCGGRGKGRYSEDEDTDTEEYREAKPNINPITGRVEEKLPNPMEGMTEEQKENEAMKLVNMFDKMSRDQVIQPMAVGPDGKLANLESAVQRLSEQRSSSGSDSDDD
- the LOC117434480 gene encoding synembryn-A-like isoform X2, translated to MKMDLNAVIETVEAGYQDAAMMALQAFNKEKCQCFTFDGDGRVERQPAPFLEGIPEQRLGKLVIRFLERDLQPSCQLACLETIRILSRDKNCLEPFATPQAIQTLGRHAGIKHSEGVTSEIPDLEVIVEALKCLCNIVFNSPSAQEVGAELRLIVGLTERLKLYNDRHWSHEVRFFDLRLTFLFTALRVDVRGQLAHELRGISLLSDALESTLGLRWLDTFEVARADKGDDVLPLPRQETERTMEILKILFNITFDTSRRDVDEEEAALYRHLCAILRFCLMSKADGEERTEEFHSHTVNLLGNLPLMCLDVLLTPKVQQGSIEYMGVNMDAVSMLLDFMDRRLNREHKLKETLTPSLNLLTESARVHRETRKFLRMKILPPLRDVKNRPEVGNSLRNKLVRLMTHIDTDVKHCAAELLFVLCKESVSRFVKYTGYGNAAGLLAARGLMCGGRGKGRYSEDEDTDTEEYREAKPNINPITGRVEEKLPNPMEGMTEEQKENEAMKLVNMFDKMSRDQVIQPMAVGPDGKLANLESAVQRLSEQRSSSGSDSDDD
- the LOC117434480 gene encoding synembryn-A-like isoform X3 — its product is MKMDLNAVIETVEAGYQDAAMMALQAFNKEKCQCFTFDGDGRVERQRLGKLVIRFLERDLQPSCQLACLETIRILSRDKNCLEPFATPQAIQTLGRHAGIKHSEGVTSEIPDLEVIVEALKCLCNIVFNSPSAQEVGAELRLIVGLTERLKLYNDRHWSHEVRFFDLRLTFLFTALRVDVRGQLAHELRGISLLSDALESTLGLRWLDTFEVARADKGDDVLPLPRQETERTMEILKILFNITFDTSRRDVDEEEAALYRHLCAILRFCLMSKADGEERTEEFHSHTVNLLGNLPLMCLDVLLTPKVQQGSIEYMGVNMDAVSMLLDFMDRRLNREHKLKETLTPSLNLLTESARVHRETRKFLRMKILPPLRDVKNRPEVGNSLRNKLVRLMTHIDTDVKHCAAELLFVLCKESVSRFVKYTGYGNAAGLLAARGLMCGGRGKGRYSEDEDTDTEEYREAKPNINPITGRVEEKLPNPMEGMTEEQKENEAMKLVNMFDKMSRDQVIQPMAVGPDGKLANLESAVQRLSEQRSSSGSDSDDD